The proteins below are encoded in one region of Streptomyces marianii:
- a CDS encoding dienelactone hydrolase family protein has protein sequence MTKITTRTVEYPADGLAMIGHLALPAGVDRRPAVLLGPEGMGLSDVERRRADALAELGYVALAFDLHGGRYLGDPEEMLARCMPLLADPDRMRGIGHAALDVLRAEPRTDPDRIATVGYGTGGAVGLELGRGGVNLRAIGTVNALTTGRPGEAARIRCPVWAGVGSEDPIMPPAQRNAFTAEMQAAGVDWRLAVYGGALHAFHHPPVDHPVVPGVGYHRQHAQRAWRDVVDLLAECLPVTEDPGA, from the coding sequence ATGACGAAGATCACGACGCGTACGGTCGAGTACCCGGCCGACGGTTTGGCGATGATCGGGCACCTCGCGCTCCCGGCCGGTGTCGACCGCCGGCCCGCGGTGCTGCTCGGACCAGAGGGCATGGGGCTCAGCGACGTCGAGCGCCGCCGGGCCGACGCTCTCGCCGAGCTGGGATATGTAGCGCTGGCCTTCGACCTTCATGGCGGGCGCTATTTGGGTGACCCCGAGGAGATGCTGGCCCGTTGCATGCCCCTGCTCGCTGATCCCGACCGGATGCGGGGGATCGGCCATGCGGCGCTCGACGTGTTGCGCGCCGAGCCCCGGACCGACCCCGACCGGATCGCCACCGTCGGCTACGGAACCGGGGGCGCCGTCGGGCTGGAACTCGGGCGCGGCGGCGTCAACCTGCGCGCGATCGGGACAGTCAACGCACTGACCACGGGCCGACCGGGCGAGGCGGCGCGCATTCGCTGCCCGGTGTGGGCCGGGGTCGGGTCGGAAGACCCGATCATGCCGCCCGCGCAACGGAACGCGTTTACCGCTGAGATGCAGGCCGCGGGGGTCGACTGGCGCCTCGCGGTCTACGGCGGAGCCTTGCACGCCTTCCACCACCCGCCGGTCGACCACCCCGTGGTCCCCGGCGTCGGCTACCACCGACAGCACGCGCAGCGAGCCTGGCGCGACGTCGTCGACCTGCTCGCCGAGTGCCTGCCCGTGACGGAGGACCCGGGGGCATGA
- a CDS encoding ABC transporter ATP-binding protein: MRVGEENSAAPGPRGHELSATGVTVAYDRVDVVHDASLTLRPGEVTVLVGPNGSGKSTLLRTLARLQRPRTATIVIDAGADGLAMTPRQFSRHVALLTQGRPTPSGLTVRDVVEFGRYPYRSRWGKADPGGRAAVDRALAMTGVAELADRGAEYLSGGQLQRVWLACCLAQETGVVLLDEPTTYLDLRYQVELLDLVRDLADEHGIAVGTVLHDLDQAAAVADRIVLLHEGRIIADGLPEVVLTAGRLTGTYGIRIEVDTDPLTGRLRTRAIGRHHSRTERLSATS; encoded by the coding sequence GTGAGAGTCGGTGAAGAGAACTCAGCGGCCCCCGGCCCCCGCGGTCATGAGCTGTCGGCCACGGGTGTCACCGTGGCCTACGACCGTGTCGACGTCGTGCACGACGCGTCCCTGACGCTTCGGCCCGGCGAGGTGACCGTCCTGGTGGGACCGAACGGCAGCGGGAAGTCCACGCTGCTGCGCACCCTGGCGCGGCTCCAACGCCCCAGGACCGCGACCATCGTCATCGACGCCGGTGCGGACGGGCTGGCCATGACGCCCCGCCAGTTCTCGCGTCATGTCGCCCTGCTGACCCAGGGGCGCCCCACGCCCAGCGGGCTCACCGTGCGGGACGTCGTCGAGTTCGGCCGGTACCCGTACCGGAGCCGCTGGGGCAAGGCGGACCCGGGCGGGCGGGCCGCGGTGGACCGCGCGCTCGCCATGACCGGCGTCGCGGAACTCGCCGACCGGGGAGCGGAGTACCTTTCCGGCGGCCAGCTGCAGCGCGTATGGCTCGCCTGCTGCCTCGCCCAGGAGACCGGCGTGGTGCTCCTCGACGAACCGACCACGTATCTCGACCTGCGCTACCAGGTCGAACTCCTGGACCTCGTGCGCGACCTCGCCGACGAGCACGGCATCGCCGTCGGCACCGTCCTGCACGACCTCGACCAGGCCGCGGCCGTGGCCGACCGGATCGTGCTGCTCCACGAGGGCCGGATCATCGCCGACGGACTCCCCGAGGTCGTCCTCACCGCCGGGCGGCTGACCGGCACCTACGGCATCCGCATCGAGGTCGACACCGACCCCCTGACCGGCCGGCTGCGTACCCGCGCCATCGGCCGGCACCACTCGCGAACCGAAAGGCTCAGTGCCACCTCATGA
- a CDS encoding ABC transporter substrate-binding protein, translating to MRRLFLTAAVASAAALTLTACGTTEPAADDAKKTAGPITLTDATGAKVKLDGPAEKVVGTEWNVVESLVSLGVDPVGVADVKGYKTWDTAVPLRNEPKDIGTRGEPSMDTIASLSPDLIVATSDLPPAAVKQLRKVAPVLELRAADAADPIGRMTGNLDLIAKATGTTDRAEKLRKDFHAKLAEGGKALADAGLAGAKYAFADGYVVSNQVSIRPYTRGSLVGAVNEKLGLRNAWTVKGDPSYGLAATDVEGLTQLGDVQFAYIGSDGDKASTPFTGVLAEDSVWKSLPFVKKGNVHRLPDGIWMFGGPESMGAYVDATVRALTK from the coding sequence ATGAGACGCCTCTTCCTCACCGCCGCGGTCGCGTCCGCGGCGGCCCTCACCCTGACCGCCTGCGGGACGACCGAGCCCGCCGCCGACGACGCGAAGAAGACCGCCGGGCCGATCACTCTCACCGACGCGACCGGCGCGAAGGTGAAGCTCGACGGACCCGCCGAGAAGGTCGTCGGCACCGAGTGGAACGTCGTCGAGAGCCTGGTGTCGCTGGGCGTCGACCCCGTCGGTGTCGCCGACGTCAAGGGCTACAAGACCTGGGACACCGCGGTCCCGCTGAGGAACGAGCCCAAGGACATCGGCACGCGCGGCGAGCCGAGCATGGACACCATCGCGTCCCTGTCGCCCGACCTGATCGTCGCGACGAGCGACCTGCCGCCGGCCGCCGTGAAACAGCTGCGCAAGGTCGCCCCCGTGCTGGAGCTCCGCGCCGCCGACGCGGCGGACCCGATCGGCCGGATGACCGGGAACCTCGACCTCATCGCGAAGGCCACCGGCACCACGGACCGGGCCGAGAAGCTCAGGAAGGACTTCCACGCCAAGCTCGCCGAGGGCGGGAAGGCCCTCGCCGACGCCGGTCTCGCCGGCGCGAAGTACGCCTTCGCCGACGGCTACGTCGTCTCCAACCAGGTCTCGATCCGGCCGTACACCAGAGGCTCGCTCGTCGGCGCCGTCAACGAGAAGCTCGGCCTGAGGAACGCCTGGACGGTCAAGGGCGACCCGAGCTACGGGCTCGCCGCGACCGACGTGGAGGGCCTCACCCAACTCGGCGACGTGCAGTTCGCCTACATCGGCAGCGACGGCGACAAGGCGAGCACGCCGTTCACCGGCGTCCTCGCCGAGGACTCCGTGTGGAAGTCGCTGCCGTTCGTGAAGAAGGGCAACGTCCACCGGCTGCCCGACGGCATCTGGATGTTCGGCGGCCCCGAGTCGATGGGCGCGTACGTCGACGCCACGGTCCGGGCGCTGACGAAGTAA
- the ctaD gene encoding aa3-type cytochrome oxidase subunit I has translation MHKSSEALGTDTYEDELPVRRRRPGNVVVKWLTTTDHKTIGTLYLATSFFFFCIGGIMALFMRAELARPGTQIMSNEQFNQAFTMHGTVMLLMFATPLFAGFTNWIMPLQIGAPDVAFPRLNMFAYWLYLFGSLIALGGFLTPNGAPDFGWFAYSPLSNAVHTPNVGADLWIMGLAFSGFGTILGSVNFITTIICMRAPGMTMFRMPVFCWTVLLTGVLVLLAFPVLAAALFALEADRKFGAHIFDAANGGALLWQHLFWFFGHPEVYIIALPFFGIISEVVPVFSRKPIFGYIGLVAATIAIAGLSVTVWAHHMYVTGAVLLPFFSFMTFLIAIPTGVKIFNWVGTMWKGSLSFETPMLWVIGFLITFTFGGLTGVILASPPMDFHVSDSYFVVAHFHYVVFGTVVFAMFAGFHFWWPKFTGKMLDERLGKMTFWALFIGFQGTFLVQHWLGAEGMPRRYADYLAVDGFTALNTVSTISSFLLGLSILPFLYNVWKTAKYGKQIEVDDPWGFGRSLEWATSCPPPRHNFLTLPRIRSESPAFDLHHPEVASSDEAIVTGYRDVVEPGRGAAPPLGDDKDGR, from the coding sequence ATGCACAAGTCGTCCGAGGCGCTCGGCACGGACACCTACGAAGACGAACTTCCCGTCCGGCGCCGACGGCCCGGCAACGTGGTCGTGAAGTGGCTCACCACCACCGACCACAAGACGATCGGCACGCTCTACCTGGCGACCTCGTTCTTCTTTTTCTGCATCGGCGGGATCATGGCGCTCTTCATGCGCGCCGAACTCGCCCGTCCGGGTACGCAGATCATGTCGAACGAGCAGTTCAACCAGGCGTTCACGATGCACGGCACCGTGATGCTGCTGATGTTCGCGACGCCGCTGTTCGCCGGATTCACCAACTGGATCATGCCGCTGCAGATCGGCGCGCCCGACGTGGCGTTCCCGCGGCTGAACATGTTCGCGTACTGGCTGTACCTCTTCGGCTCGCTCATCGCCCTGGGCGGCTTCCTCACCCCGAACGGGGCGCCCGACTTCGGCTGGTTCGCCTACTCCCCGCTGTCGAACGCCGTTCACACTCCGAACGTCGGCGCCGATCTCTGGATCATGGGTCTGGCCTTCTCCGGCTTCGGCACGATCCTCGGTTCGGTCAATTTCATCACCACGATCATCTGCATGCGGGCCCCGGGTATGACGATGTTCCGCATGCCAGTGTTCTGCTGGACCGTGCTGCTGACCGGTGTGCTGGTCCTGCTGGCCTTCCCGGTGCTCGCCGCGGCCCTGTTCGCGCTGGAGGCGGACCGCAAGTTCGGCGCCCACATCTTCGACGCGGCCAACGGCGGCGCCCTGCTGTGGCAGCACCTCTTCTGGTTCTTCGGCCATCCGGAGGTGTACATCATCGCGCTGCCGTTCTTCGGCATCATCTCGGAAGTCGTGCCCGTCTTCAGCCGCAAGCCGATCTTCGGTTACATCGGCCTGGTGGCCGCGACCATCGCGATCGCCGGTTTGTCCGTGACCGTGTGGGCCCACCACATGTACGTTACCGGCGCAGTGCTGCTGCCGTTCTTCTCCTTCATGACCTTCCTGATCGCCATCCCCACGGGTGTGAAGATCTTCAACTGGGTCGGCACGATGTGGAAGGGCTCGTTGTCCTTCGAGACCCCGATGCTCTGGGTGATCGGCTTCCTGATCACCTTCACCTTCGGTGGCCTGACCGGTGTCATCCTGGCCTCGCCCCCGATGGACTTCCACGTCTCCGACTCGTACTTCGTGGTCGCCCACTTCCACTACGTCGTCTTCGGCACCGTGGTGTTCGCGATGTTCGCCGGATTCCACTTCTGGTGGCCGAAGTTCACCGGCAAGATGCTGGACGAGCGCCTCGGCAAGATGACCTTCTGGGCGCTGTTCATCGGCTTCCAGGGCACGTTCCTGGTCCAGCACTGGCTGGGCGCCGAGGGCATGCCGCGCCGCTACGCGGACTACCTGGCCGTCGACGGCTTCACCGCGTTGAACACCGTCTCGACGATCAGTTCGTTCCTGCTCGGCCTGTCGATCCTCCCGTTCCTCTACAACGTGTGGAAGACGGCCAAGTACGGCAAGCAGATCGAGGTCGACGACCCGTGGGGCTTCGGGCGGTCGCTGGAATGGGCGACGTCCTGCCCGCCGCCGCGGCACAACTTCCTCACCCTGCCGCGGATCCGCTCGGAATCCCCGGCGTTCGATCTGCACCACCCGGAGGTCGCGTCGAGCGACGAGGCGATCGTCACCGGCTACCGGGACGTGGTCGAACCGGGCAGGGGCGCGGCACCTCCGCTCGGCGACGACAAGGACGGCCGGTGA
- a CDS encoding thioesterase II family protein, producing MEELRGAELVGVSQERNLWLRRFHTVERGDGPAGEPAFELICFPHAGGSAAYWRGLAAELAPAVDVLAVQYPGRLDRLHEAPVEDLHRLADLVVAELGPQGERPRALLGHSMGASLAYEVAVRLARVPGREPLLLVLSCRRAPDAARRRPRDWPRDDAELIARVRTLGGTESALLDDPELLGVILPALRGDYRALASYEPTPGRTLSCPVVALTGDRDAEVPVEDLRAWRECTSGDFRTRVFEGGHFFLNDHVGEVAALIRGMLPASAG from the coding sequence GTGGAGGAGCTTCGAGGTGCGGAGTTGGTCGGGGTGAGTCAGGAGCGGAACCTGTGGTTGCGGCGCTTCCACACGGTGGAACGCGGCGACGGGCCCGCCGGGGAACCGGCGTTCGAGTTGATCTGTTTCCCGCACGCCGGCGGCTCCGCCGCCTACTGGCGTGGGCTCGCCGCGGAACTCGCCCCGGCGGTGGACGTCCTGGCGGTGCAGTACCCGGGGCGGCTCGACCGTCTGCACGAGGCGCCCGTCGAGGATCTCCATCGGCTCGCGGACCTGGTCGTCGCGGAGCTGGGGCCGCAGGGCGAGCGCCCCCGGGCGCTGCTCGGGCACAGTATGGGTGCCTCGCTCGCCTACGAGGTGGCCGTCCGGCTGGCGCGCGTGCCCGGACGCGAGCCGCTTCTGCTCGTGCTGTCGTGCCGTCGCGCGCCCGACGCCGCCCGGAGGCGGCCCCGGGACTGGCCGCGGGACGACGCCGAACTGATCGCCCGCGTACGGACGCTGGGCGGTACGGAGTCCGCACTCCTCGACGACCCCGAACTGCTCGGCGTGATCCTGCCCGCGCTGCGCGGGGACTACCGGGCGCTCGCCTCGTACGAGCCGACCCCCGGCCGGACGCTCTCCTGCCCCGTCGTGGCCCTGACGGGGGACCGGGATGCCGAGGTGCCCGTCGAGGACCTCCGGGCCTGGCGGGAATGCACCTCGGGCGACTTCCGCACGCGTGTGTTCGAGGGCGGGCACTTCTTCCTGAACGACCACGTGGGGGAGGTGGCCGCGCTGATCCGCGGCATGCTCCCCGCGTCCGCGGGTTGA
- a CDS encoding ATP-binding cassette domain-containing protein, whose product MSKATRTDPQSSEPHPADSHDLIRVHGARENNLKDVSVEIPKRRLTVFTGVSGSGKSSLVFDTIAAESQRMINETYSAFVQGFMPTAARPEVDVLDGLTTAITVDQQRMGGDPRSTVGTATDANAMLRILFSRLGQPHIGPPSAYSFNVASVRASGAITVERGARTKAEKATYERTGGMCNRCEGRGTVSDIDLTQLYDDCKSIAEGAFTIPGWKSDNVWTVGIYAESGFLDPHKPIRRFTKKEMHDFLYREPTKVKVKGINLTYEGLVPKIQKSFLSKDKESMQPHVRAFVERAVTFTTCPECDGTRLGEGARSSKINEISIADACAMEIRDLAEWVRGLDEPSVTPLLTALQGTLDSFTEIGLGYLSLDRPAGTLSGGEAQRVKMIRHLGSSLTDVTYVFDEPTIGLHPHDIRRMNDLLLRLRDKGNTVLVVEHKPEAIAIADHVVDLGPGAGTAGGTVCFEGTVEGLRTSDTVTGRHLDDRATLKETVRTPTGALRIRGAEANNLRGVDVDVPLGVLTVVTGVAGSGKSSLVHGSLPRQAGAEGVVSVDQSPIRGSRRSNPATYTGLLDPIRKAFAKANSVKPALFSANSEGACPTCNGAGVIYTDLAMMAGVATTCEDCEGKRFQPSVLGYHLGGRDISEVLAMSVTEAEEFFGAGEARTPAAHKILERLADVGLGYLSLGQPLTTLSGGERQRLKLATHMADKGGVYVLDEPTTGLHLADVDQLLGLLDRLVDSGKSVIVIEHHQAVMAHADWIIDLGPGAGHDGGRVVFEGTPNDLVAARSTLTGQHLAEYVGA is encoded by the coding sequence ATGAGCAAGGCCACGAGGACCGACCCGCAGTCGTCCGAGCCGCACCCCGCCGACAGCCACGACCTGATCCGTGTGCACGGAGCGCGCGAGAACAACCTCAAGGACGTCAGCGTCGAGATTCCGAAACGCAGACTGACGGTGTTCACGGGCGTTTCCGGGTCGGGCAAGAGTTCCCTCGTGTTCGACACGATCGCCGCCGAGTCGCAGCGGATGATCAACGAGACGTACAGCGCCTTCGTCCAGGGCTTCATGCCGACGGCGGCGCGCCCCGAGGTCGACGTCCTCGACGGTCTGACCACCGCGATCACCGTCGACCAGCAGCGGATGGGCGGCGACCCCCGCTCCACGGTGGGCACCGCCACCGACGCCAACGCGATGCTGCGCATCCTCTTCAGCCGGCTCGGTCAACCGCACATCGGCCCGCCGAGCGCCTACTCCTTCAACGTCGCCTCGGTCCGGGCGAGCGGCGCGATCACCGTCGAGCGCGGCGCCAGGACCAAGGCCGAGAAAGCCACCTACGAGCGCACCGGCGGCATGTGCAACCGCTGCGAGGGCCGCGGTACGGTCTCCGACATCGACCTCACGCAGCTCTACGACGACTGCAAGTCGATCGCCGAGGGCGCGTTCACCATCCCCGGCTGGAAGTCCGACAACGTCTGGACCGTGGGGATCTACGCCGAGTCGGGATTCCTCGATCCGCACAAGCCGATCCGCAGGTTCACCAAGAAGGAGATGCACGACTTCCTCTACCGCGAGCCGACGAAGGTGAAGGTCAAGGGGATCAACCTCACCTACGAAGGACTGGTCCCCAAGATCCAGAAGTCGTTCCTGTCCAAGGACAAGGAGTCGATGCAGCCGCACGTCCGGGCGTTCGTGGAGCGGGCGGTCACCTTCACCACCTGCCCCGAGTGCGACGGCACCCGGCTCGGTGAGGGGGCCAGGTCGTCGAAGATCAACGAGATCAGCATCGCCGACGCCTGCGCGATGGAGATCCGCGACCTCGCGGAGTGGGTCCGCGGCCTCGACGAACCGTCGGTGACGCCGCTGCTCACCGCGCTCCAGGGCACCCTCGACTCCTTCACCGAGATCGGCCTCGGGTACCTCTCGCTCGACCGTCCCGCGGGCACGCTGTCCGGCGGCGAGGCGCAGCGCGTCAAGATGATCCGCCACCTCGGTTCCTCGCTCACCGACGTCACCTACGTCTTCGACGAGCCGACCATCGGCCTGCACCCCCACGACATCCGGCGGATGAACGACCTGCTGCTGCGGCTGCGGGACAAGGGCAACACCGTCCTCGTCGTCGAGCACAAGCCGGAGGCGATCGCGATCGCCGACCACGTCGTGGACCTCGGGCCGGGCGCCGGCACGGCGGGCGGCACCGTCTGCTTCGAGGGCACCGTCGAGGGGCTGCGGACCAGCGACACCGTCACCGGACGCCACCTCGACGACCGGGCCACCCTCAAGGAGACCGTGCGCACTCCCACGGGCGCGCTGCGGATCCGCGGCGCGGAGGCCAACAACCTGCGGGGCGTCGACGTCGACGTCCCGCTCGGGGTGCTCACCGTGGTCACCGGTGTCGCCGGTTCCGGCAAGAGCTCGCTCGTCCACGGGTCGCTGCCCCGGCAGGCGGGGGCCGAGGGCGTGGTGTCGGTCGACCAGAGCCCGATCCGCGGTTCCCGCCGCAGCAACCCGGCGACGTACACCGGGCTGCTCGACCCGATCCGCAAGGCGTTCGCCAAGGCCAACAGTGTGAAGCCGGCACTGTTCAGCGCCAACTCCGAGGGTGCCTGCCCCACCTGCAACGGCGCCGGTGTGATCTACACCGACCTGGCGATGATGGCCGGGGTCGCCACCACCTGCGAGGACTGCGAGGGGAAGCGCTTCCAGCCCTCCGTACTGGGGTACCACCTCGGCGGCCGCGACATCAGCGAGGTGCTCGCGATGTCGGTGACCGAGGCCGAGGAGTTCTTCGGCGCGGGCGAGGCGCGCACGCCTGCCGCGCACAAGATCCTCGAGCGGCTCGCCGACGTCGGGCTGGGCTATCTCAGCCTCGGCCAGCCGCTCACCACGCTGTCCGGCGGCGAGCGGCAGCGGCTCAAGCTGGCCACCCACATGGCGGACAAGGGCGGCGTCTACGTCCTGGACGAGCCGACGACCGGCCTCCACCTCGCCGACGTCGACCAGTTGCTCGGACTGCTCGACCGCCTCGTCGACTCCGGCAAGTCGGTCATCGTCATCGAGCACCACCAGGCGGTCATGGCGCACGCCGACTGGATCATCGACCTCGGCCCCGGCGCCGGTCACGACGGCGGTCGGGTCGTCTTCGAAGGCACTCCGAACGACCTCGTCGCCGCCCGTTCCACCCTTACCGGCCAGCACCTCGCGGAGTACGTCGGTGCCTGA
- a CDS encoding iron ABC transporter permease has protein sequence MAVTASPPATRPSAVPSRTGTAAVTAALLLLVTALAVVDITQGTAAVGAPEVWKALTGRADPDDASVIIASRLPRMTAGLLVGAVLGMAGAALQAVSRNVLASPDTLAVNAGSYLALGLAAVTGVSLPLLASSGVAFAGGLVAAAVVLGLSGLGTGTVRLVLAGSALMLGLTAITEALLLLFPQQTEGLYRWNQGSISQNGFDGVLQMVPLGVIGLVGLLLLAPRIDALALGEDAARGLGVPVRATRVTVVVLAALLSAAAVTLAGPIGFVGLCAPALVRPLARRFRGYSRARAGIPVAGLAGAVLVLGSDVLLRAVVPADVAVAVPTGVATSLVGALFLVVMAARVRDSAGAAATDRLRVRSRTAFLTVAAVLVAVLVGVTIAAVLLGDSKLLLGDVVNWAQGRAGRTVGFVLDTRVPRVLAALSAGAALALAGTLVQAVTRNPLAEPAVLGVSGGAALGAVLLVTTVASAGPWSVAGAAFAGAAAGSVVVFGLAARGGFRQNRLVLVGFGTATGSAALISLLIVLTDPFNATKALTWLSGSTYGRTAVDVVPLAAVLAVGVIVAVVRRTELDLLSLDEDTPKLLGLDPARGRLGFLVLSVLLTATAVAAAGTIGFVGLVAPHAARALVGRQHVRVVPVAVLLGASLVCVADLLGRTVIAPAQLGAGLMTAVIGTPYFLQLLVRTRR, from the coding sequence ATGGCCGTCACCGCTTCCCCACCCGCCACCCGTCCGTCGGCGGTCCCGTCCCGCACGGGCACGGCCGCGGTGACGGCCGCACTGCTCCTCCTCGTCACAGCCCTCGCGGTCGTCGACATCACCCAGGGCACGGCCGCCGTCGGTGCGCCCGAGGTCTGGAAGGCGCTCACCGGGCGCGCCGACCCGGACGACGCGTCCGTCATCATCGCCTCCAGACTGCCCCGCATGACCGCGGGGCTCCTCGTCGGGGCCGTGCTCGGCATGGCGGGCGCCGCCCTCCAAGCGGTCAGCCGCAACGTCCTCGCCTCCCCCGACACCCTCGCGGTGAACGCCGGTTCCTATCTGGCCCTCGGCCTGGCCGCCGTCACCGGTGTCTCGCTGCCGCTCCTCGCCTCCTCCGGTGTGGCGTTCGCCGGCGGTCTCGTGGCGGCGGCCGTCGTGCTCGGGCTGTCGGGACTGGGCACCGGCACCGTCCGGCTCGTCCTCGCGGGCAGTGCCCTCATGCTCGGGCTGACCGCGATCACCGAGGCGCTGCTGCTGCTGTTCCCCCAGCAGACGGAGGGGCTCTACCGATGGAACCAGGGCAGCATCTCCCAGAACGGTTTCGACGGCGTGCTGCAGATGGTGCCGCTCGGTGTCATCGGCCTCGTCGGGCTGCTGCTCCTCGCCCCCAGGATCGACGCGCTGGCGCTCGGCGAGGACGCCGCGCGCGGACTCGGCGTCCCCGTCCGGGCGACCCGTGTCACCGTGGTCGTGCTCGCGGCGCTGCTCTCGGCGGCGGCGGTGACGCTCGCCGGGCCGATCGGTTTCGTGGGGCTGTGCGCCCCCGCTCTCGTCCGGCCCCTGGCACGCAGGTTCCGCGGGTACTCCCGGGCGCGTGCCGGCATTCCCGTCGCCGGACTGGCAGGTGCCGTGCTCGTCCTCGGCTCGGACGTGCTCCTGCGCGCCGTCGTTCCCGCCGATGTGGCGGTCGCCGTGCCGACGGGCGTGGCCACCAGCCTCGTCGGAGCCTTGTTCCTGGTCGTGATGGCCGCCCGGGTCAGGGACAGCGCGGGCGCCGCGGCCACCGACCGGCTGCGCGTCCGCAGCCGGACCGCCTTCCTGACGGTGGCGGCCGTGCTGGTGGCCGTGCTCGTCGGAGTGACGATCGCCGCCGTGCTGCTGGGCGACAGCAAGCTGCTGCTCGGCGACGTGGTGAACTGGGCCCAGGGCAGGGCCGGTCGCACGGTCGGGTTCGTCCTGGACACCCGCGTGCCCCGGGTCCTCGCGGCGCTTTCCGCGGGCGCGGCGCTCGCCCTGGCCGGGACGCTCGTCCAGGCCGTGACCCGCAACCCCCTGGCCGAGCCCGCCGTCCTGGGCGTATCCGGCGGCGCCGCGCTGGGTGCCGTCCTCCTCGTGACGACCGTGGCCTCGGCCGGGCCGTGGAGCGTGGCCGGCGCGGCGTTCGCGGGCGCGGCGGCCGGTTCCGTCGTCGTCTTCGGACTCGCCGCGCGGGGCGGCTTCCGGCAGAACCGGCTCGTCCTCGTCGGCTTCGGAACCGCCACCGGGTCTGCCGCGCTGATCAGCCTGCTCATCGTGCTCACCGACCCCTTCAACGCGACGAAGGCGCTGACCTGGCTGTCGGGTTCCACCTACGGGCGGACCGCGGTCGACGTGGTTCCGCTCGCGGCCGTGCTGGCGGTGGGCGTCATCGTCGCGGTCGTGCGGCGCACCGAACTCGACCTGCTGTCGCTGGACGAGGACACGCCGAAGCTGCTGGGGCTCGATCCGGCACGGGGGCGTCTGGGCTTCCTCGTCCTGAGCGTCCTGCTCACGGCCACCGCCGTGGCCGCCGCCGGCACGATCGGCTTCGTGGGGCTCGTCGCACCGCACGCGGCGCGGGCGCTGGTGGGCCGGCAGCACGTCCGGGTGGTTCCGGTGGCGGTACTCCTCGGCGCCTCGCTCGTGTGCGTCGCCGACCTGCTGGGCCGTACCGTGATCGCCCCGGCGCAGCTCGGCGCCGGCCTGATGACGGCGGTGATCGGCACACCGTACTTTCTGCAACTGCTCGTCCGCACCCGCCGGTAG
- a CDS encoding MFS transporter, translating into MATSETILPERATTPAHRDGNVLRWLAAYTTSLIGDSVYFVALGWSAQKVAGPTEVGLVMASGALPRALLMLGGGVVADRFDPRRVILGSDALRCLLILTAAAAVALTAPAVWILITVALVFGAVDALFVPAVGALPPLITSPDQLARVTGMRSLSMRLSQIAGPPIGGLAMGLGGPAAAFTAAGLFIALSLPLLLTTRIRSLGARKAEKPEPGTARQDLLDGLRYIRRHRLIGPLVAVGAICELGLVSTLNVGMVLLNAERGWGPSGYGWIVSSFSAGAAASAALLAIAGRLPRAGLMLAGTLLVGCAGAAAIALVPTLWLAAVLAAVIGLTAGVFGSLDHALIQTAADPAYLGRVTSVVMLTMVGLAPLSYPVVGAAIGVWGSASVFVGCGIFASLGVIIALASGAVRHAELPRQRPGVTA; encoded by the coding sequence ATGGCCACCTCAGAGACAATCCTGCCCGAACGCGCCACCACACCGGCCCACAGGGACGGCAACGTGCTGCGATGGCTCGCCGCGTACACCACCTCCCTCATCGGCGACAGCGTGTACTTCGTCGCCCTGGGCTGGTCCGCACAGAAGGTCGCCGGACCTACCGAAGTCGGCCTCGTCATGGCTTCGGGGGCGCTACCACGGGCGTTACTCATGCTCGGCGGGGGTGTGGTGGCCGACCGGTTCGACCCCCGTCGGGTAATCCTCGGCAGTGACGCGCTGCGCTGCCTCCTGATCCTGACGGCCGCCGCGGCCGTCGCGCTGACGGCACCGGCCGTGTGGATCCTGATCACCGTGGCGCTCGTCTTCGGTGCCGTGGACGCACTGTTCGTGCCGGCTGTCGGCGCCCTCCCGCCGCTCATCACCAGCCCTGACCAACTGGCCCGGGTCACCGGCATGCGCTCGCTGTCGATGCGCCTCAGCCAGATCGCGGGCCCGCCGATCGGCGGCTTGGCCATGGGACTCGGTGGACCTGCCGCCGCGTTCACCGCGGCCGGCCTGTTCATCGCCCTGTCCCTGCCACTTCTGCTGACGACACGGATACGGTCACTCGGGGCACGCAAGGCCGAGAAGCCGGAGCCCGGCACCGCGCGGCAGGACCTGCTCGACGGTCTGCGCTACATCCGCCGCCACCGGCTCATCGGCCCGCTCGTCGCCGTCGGCGCCATCTGCGAACTCGGGCTCGTCAGCACCCTCAACGTCGGCATGGTACTCCTCAACGCCGAACGCGGCTGGGGCCCTTCCGGCTACGGCTGGATCGTCAGCAGCTTCAGTGCAGGAGCTGCGGCCAGCGCCGCACTGCTCGCCATCGCCGGTCGGCTGCCCCGTGCCGGCCTGATGCTGGCCGGGACACTGCTCGTGGGCTGCGCGGGCGCAGCAGCCATCGCACTGGTGCCCACGCTCTGGCTCGCCGCGGTGCTGGCCGCGGTCATCGGGCTGACTGCGGGGGTCTTCGGCAGTCTGGACCACGCCCTCATACAGACCGCGGCGGACCCGGCCTATCTCGGCCGGGTCACCTCCGTCGTCATGCTCACCATGGTCGGTCTCGCGCCCCTCAGCTACCCGGTGGTCGGCGCTGCCATCGGAGTCTGGGGATCCGCTTCGGTATTCGTCGGCTGCGGCATCTTCGCCAGCCTGGGCGTCATCATCGCCCTGGCATCCGGCGCGGTGCGGCACGCCGAACTCCCCCGGCAGCGGCCAGGCGTGACCGCCTGA